CGGACGGGCTTCCCACTGGGTGTCCATCAGTTCCAGAACCCTTCTGCGGATGGTGACGCCTCGAAACAGTTTTTCCAGTTCCCGGCGGCTGAAGTTGTGTTTCACCTGCAGTTCGGCAAAAAGCTCCTGGTATCGCGGGGAGTTCAGGTTGATGGTCTGGCCGTCCTTGACGAGATCGGCGGCCAATGGTTTTTCGGCCTCAGCGGCAGCGGACGGTCCGGAGGACAGGACGAGGGTTAATAACAGAATGGGCAAACACCCTCGATTGAAGAAAGTATGCAATTGTTCTCTCCCTGTGAATTAAATCATGCGCTGAAGGTTTCGCTGAAGGCGGTGATGAATTCCTCCAGCATCCGCTCCGGGAGGCTGTTGACTCCCGCGGCAGCCGCTCTGCCCCCGCCGGTTGGAAACTTGCGGCACAGGGTGTCGGCGCCTGTTCGGTTGGCAAGGGGGGCCCTGATGCTTGCCAGCAGGGTCCGGTCGCCGTTGTCAACCAGCAGGGCATGGGCCTGGTTCTCTCTCTCCCTGGCCTTCTCATTCATAAAAACCCCGGCAACCCTTCTGCTCCAAGACTCATCCGGCATCAGATAGATCCTGCCGGCGGCGGTTTCCCGGAACAGGTCGGTTTGGCGGGCTCTTTCCATATCGTCCTTGAACCCGTCGCGAAGTTTTTTCAGGACTTCGGAGTCGCGGTGGAATTCCAGCGGGTTCCGGTATGGCTTTACGGCATTATACAACTCAAGCGGATGAAAATAAAGGTCGGTCGGCGTTTTCCCGTAGCTGTTGTAGTTGAGCAACTCACCGACCTCCCGGAGATTCGTGGTTTCCTCCCCGGAAAGAGAGAGGCTTTCTGCGGCAAGTTGGGCGGGTGCATGCAGGTTGTCGCCGAACGCGCCGACAATAGCCCAGGGCCGGTGTCGGCCGGCGAGTAAATTGTCGACGATCAGGGAGGTGCAGAGCTCGGGGGCGGGGAGAATCGTCGCTTCCAGGTTTGCCGAAGTCGGGATCTCTCCGGCGAAATGATGATCAATGTATCGCACTCGGTTGCCGGCGAGAATCTGCAGCAGGGATGCGCGGTTGCTGTCCAGAGAGATGTCGAGCACGGTGATGGTTGCATTCCGGACTTCGACAAGCCGGTCGAGGAGCCGGATATCCCTTTTCACGCCGGTGACGAGGATTGCCCCGGGTTCCGGTCCGGCCAGCCGGAGCTGGTGCAGGGCGCAGATGCCGTCGGCATCACCATTAAACACATCATAGACCTGCAAGGGGAGATCTCCATTTTTTCATGTCGGCATCACTCCGGTTAACCTCCGGATGTGGCCGAAAAATATGTTGACAGCAGTTTTCAATACCGGCATTTTTTTTTCACTTTTCACTTTTCACTTTTCACTTTTCACTTTTCACTTTTCACTTTTCACTTTTCACTTTTCACTTTTCACTTTTCACTTTTCACTTTTCACTTTTTTAAAGGTTTGATCGATCCCACTCCCAGGCCTTGCCGATTCCGGTCAGGGTGATAGTCGCCATGACTTTTCTGTCTTCAGAATTTTCCGAAACTGAAATTTCCAGGTCCCAGCATCCCGGGGTATAGATCAGGCCCAGGGATTCGTTGGTTTTATGGTCGGTGAGAAACGAACGCGTTGTGCTGTAACTTGCCGACAGCAGCCGGTGGAGCTTTGTCCGGGCGGTCGTGGTCAGGTCCCGGGCCGAGCCTTTGCGGTAATTATAGTCGATTGAAAAAATGTCGTTGCGGGTATTGCTGTAATTACTGCTCAGGGTATAGCCGGTGACGCCGTTTCCGTAAACGTTCAGGGTGGTGTAATAATGGAGGTAGAGGTTCGCCAGCGGGTAGACTTCAATGTCGAGCAGCAGATCGGATAACGGTCTGCGCTTATCTTCCGGGCCAGTGGAGGCACGTCGGGCTTCCCTGATGTTGAACGACTGGCTCAGCTTGATACTGCCGAGGTTTCTGGAGTAGGAACTTCCCTCGCTGTTCAGGCCGCTGAGCAAAAAATAATTATTCAGCTGCCAGGTGGCGTGGTTGATCAGCTGCAAACGGTCAGTGTTGTCAAGATCAGGCAGGTCGCTCTGATCTTCGGTGTAGAGATAGTTGTATTTCAGATTCGGGCGGAAGGTGTGCCGGATGAGTTCAAGGCTGGCGAAATCAGGCCTGAAGTCCCGGGAGAGAACTCCCGCCGCATTGGCCGATATCTCCCAGCCGGTGCGGTTGTTATTCCGTTCAGAATTCCAGCTGGCAGAGCCGGTGTCGCCATAGGTTTCGATCCGGTAAAAAGTTTCACGGAGCCCGGCCGAAACCACGCCTTCAACACTCCGGCCGAGAGGTATGGGCAGGATCAGGCGCGGAGTCATGTCGAGGCGGTGGTAACCAAATCCCTCTTTTTGATAATAATTCAGGTATTCGGAATCCCAGCCGAAAGTGACCGGCAGGGAGGCGATCGGCAGACGGCTCTTCAACATGATTCTGGGCAGGGTCTGGAGAGGGGGGGAAGGGTTGTAATCTGCCAGGGCATTGTCCGTATAGCGTAATTCCATTCCGCCGGTGGTCTGTTCGCCCCGGGTGGAAAAATGCAGGATTGATTCCCGGAAATCGAGGCTTGCTTCCTGGAAGCCGCGATTGAAGTGGGTCACCATCTCCCGGTTGGTCTTGTCGAAGCCGTTGACGGTTTCCCGGAATTCGTGCAGGAAATCCTGGTCCGAAACACTATCCAGATCGATTTTCAGGGCCATCTTTCCGGAAAACTCATGATCCAGCATGCCCCGCAGCCAGTAGCGGTCTTTTCTGGTCCGTAAATAGCCGTCTTTCCGGTAGTCGTCGTTGCTGAGAGGCGGTCCCTGGTCGACGGTCAGGTCGCCGAGGTAGCTGGTGCCGATTGAAAAGAGCGAATGAAAATCAGAAACATGACGGATGTCGATTCCGGTGAGGGCGCCTCGCCTGCTGTAATACCCAGGGTAGAGGGTCATGTCGCTGCTCGGTGAGAGGTTGATGAAGTATGGGGCCACAAGACCGGCGCCGTCCCGGCTGGACATGGAGATTTCCGGGAAGAGGAATCCGCTCGCTCTGCTGACCTTGGCCGGAAGGACCATGAACGGCGAGTACAGGATCGGCAATTTTTTGGCGCGGAGGGATGAGTGTTTCAGATAGGCCATGCCGTCGATTTCAATGGTTGCCTCGCTGCAGCGGATCGACCAGTCGGGGGACCTCCCTTCCTTGATGGCGCAGGCGGTGATCAGGCCATCGGTCAGTCTGAAGGTGTTTTCCCCGGTTTTTTCCACCAGGGCTCCTGTGAAACGGAGGGTCTGGCCGGCCATGGTGACGGCTGATTCCTTCAGGCTGCCGGTCTGGTCCTTTAAATTTATGCGGGCTTCACTGGCGGTGATCTTGCTGTCACGATCATTGATCGTCACCTTGCCCTTTGCTTCAACCAGGGATTCGGCGGAAAAATAAGTGACTGAATCAGCGCTGATTCTCACCGGGTCGCGGTTCGGGGTGTTGAAGTATTCCATCAGCACATTGCCGTCGGCAACGGTTCTGGCGGGGTTGTCAAAAGAGATCATCCGGTCGGAGGTGATGGTCCAGGCCCCGGCCTGCATTTCCTGAGCGCCGATCCGGTGGGCAGACAGAAAAAACAGCAGCATGACCAAGGAAAGGGTGGTTCGGAACCCGATCCTGCATGGGAGGCTGTATATGCCGGTAAATTCCAAATGCAAGGCTTGAGAGAATCCCTTGAGATAAATTACCGACCGGGCATGAAGGCGTAAAATCCTCCAGCCCGGCCAAGGTTGGTTGAGCATGCGCTGCGTTCCGTCACCCCGCACCAAGGGGTGCAAATGCCCGCCAGGGATGTTTTCCTACTTCAGGCAGAGTTTCCCCCGGATCAGGCTTTCAGAATCGCGCCGGTGCTTCCGGAGGTTACCATCTTCGCGTAGCGGGCGACGTAGCCGCTGGTTATCTTTGGCGGCGGCGGTTGCCAGCCGCGTTTTCTCTCGGCAAGAATCTCGTCGCTGACTTCAAGGGCAATCAAGCGTTTCGGGATATCAATGGCAATCGTGTCACCCTCTTCAATGAGCCCGATAGGCCCACCCTCGGCAGCTTCGGGGGAGATATGCCCCAGGCATGCCCCTTGCGTGCCGCCGCTGAAACGACCGTCGGTGATAAGCGCCACACTGTTGCCGAGACCCATGCCGATGATCGCGGAAGTCGGAGAGAGCATTTCCGGCATCCCGGGCCCGCCTTTTGGTCCGCAGTAGCGGATGACCACAACGTCTCCGGCCTTGATTTCGCCGCCGAGGATGGCTTTCTGTGCCTCTTCCTCTGAATTGTAGACCCGTGCCGGGCCTTTATGGTTGAGCATCTCCGGCAGGACGGCCGATTGTTTGACCACCGCCCCTTCCGGCGCCAGATTGCCGTAGAGTACAGCGATGCCGCCTTCCTTATGATACGGATTGCTGACCGGTCGGATGATTTC
The Pseudomonadota bacterium DNA segment above includes these coding regions:
- a CDS encoding acetyltransferase, coding for MQVYDVFNGDADGICALHQLRLAGPEPGAILVTGVKRDIRLLDRLVEVRNATITVLDISLDSNRASLLQILAGNRVRYIDHHFAGEIPTSANLEATILPAPELCTSLIVDNLLAGRHRPWAIVGAFGDNLHAPAQLAAESLSLSGEETTNLREVGELLNYNSYGKTPTDLYFHPLELYNAVKPYRNPLEFHRDSEVLKKLRDGFKDDMERARQTDLFRETAAGRIYLMPDESWSRRVAGVFMNEKARERENQAHALLVDNGDRTLLASIRAPLANRTGADTLCRKFPTGGGRAAAAGVNSLPERMLEEFITAFSETFSA
- the lptD gene encoding LPS assembly protein LptD, which translates into the protein MLNQPWPGWRILRLHARSVIYLKGFSQALHLEFTGIYSLPCRIGFRTTLSLVMLLFFLSAHRIGAQEMQAGAWTITSDRMISFDNPARTVADGNVLMEYFNTPNRDPVRISADSVTYFSAESLVEAKGKVTINDRDSKITASEARINLKDQTGSLKESAVTMAGQTLRFTGALVEKTGENTFRLTDGLITACAIKEGRSPDWSIRCSEATIEIDGMAYLKHSSLRAKKLPILYSPFMVLPAKVSRASGFLFPEISMSSRDGAGLVAPYFINLSPSSDMTLYPGYYSRRGALTGIDIRHVSDFHSLFSIGTSYLGDLTVDQGPPLSNDDYRKDGYLRTRKDRYWLRGMLDHEFSGKMALKIDLDSVSDQDFLHEFRETVNGFDKTNREMVTHFNRGFQEASLDFRESILHFSTRGEQTTGGMELRYTDNALADYNPSPPLQTLPRIMLKSRLPIASLPVTFGWDSEYLNYYQKEGFGYHRLDMTPRLILPIPLGRSVEGVVSAGLRETFYRIETYGDTGSASWNSERNNNRTGWEISANAAGVLSRDFRPDFASLELIRHTFRPNLKYNYLYTEDQSDLPDLDNTDRLQLINHATWQLNNYFLLSGLNSEGSSYSRNLGSIKLSQSFNIREARRASTGPEDKRRPLSDLLLDIEVYPLANLYLHYYTTLNVYGNGVTGYTLSSNYSNTRNDIFSIDYNYRKGSARDLTTTARTKLHRLLSASYSTTRSFLTDHKTNESLGLIYTPGCWDLEISVSENSEDRKVMATITLTGIGKAWEWDRSNL